The stretch of DNA CAGTAAAATCAGATCAAGATTTAAATAGAGGAATTGCTAAATTACTAGCAAAATTCCCTGTTTTAGCTTCTTGGGCACACAGAAAAAGAGCAGGATTACCTGTAAACTATTCTAAGAAAGGATTAGATTATACAGATAATTTATTACAATTATTATTTGCTACTCCTAGTGAAGAATACAAAATAGACCCTGTTATCTCAAGAGCATTGAACAAAATTTTAATTTTACATGCTGATCATGAGCAAAACTGTTCTGCTTCAACTGTTCGTATTGTTGGTTCATCTCATGCAGGATTATTTGCTTCAATTTCGGCAGGTGTTTCTGCTTTATGGGGACCTTTACACGGAGGAGCCAATCAGGCGGTAATTGAAATGTTGGAAATGATTAAAAATGATGGTGGTGATCTACAAAAATGGGTTGATAAAGCAAAAGATAAAGATGATGATTTCCGTTTAATGGGATTCGGACACCGTGTTTATAAAAACTTCGATCCACGTGCACGTATCATTAAAAAATCATGTGATGAAGTTTTAGATCTATTGGGAATTGATGATCCAATTTTGGACATTGCAAAAAGACTTGAAGAAGTTGCTTTAAATGATGAATATTTCAAATCACGTAATTTATATCCTAATGTTGATTTTTACTCAGGAATTATTTATCGTGCTTTAGGAATACCAACTGAAATGTTTACTGTAATGTTT from Flavobacteriaceae bacterium UJ101 encodes:
- the CS|gltA gene encoding citrate (Si)-synthase (Belongs to the citrate synthase family.; KEGG: net:Neut_0861 citrate synthase), translated to MQDKIEFDYDGKSVALPLLRGTMNETAIDISKLRAQTGLITLDLGFKNTGSTASKVTFLNGGEGKLSYRGYSIEELADKATFTEVSYLLINGELPNKTQLKEFTDQIEKHILVDEEMKNIIDGFPKSAHPMGILASLTCALTAFNPDAVKSDQDLNRGIAKLLAKFPVLASWAHRKRAGLPVNYSKKGLDYTDNLLQLLFATPSEEYKIDPVISRALNKILILHADHEQNCSASTVRIVGSSHAGLFASISAGVSALWGPLHGGANQAVIEMLEMIKNDGGDLQKWVDKAKDKDDDFRLMGFGHRVYKNFDPRARIIKKSCDEVLDLLGIDDPILDIAKRLEEVALNDEYFKSRNLYPNVDFYSGIIYRALGIPTEMFTVMFALGRLPGWIAQWKEMRENSEPIGRPRQLYIGETPRSFVEIDQR